The Triticum urartu cultivar G1812 chromosome 6, Tu2.1, whole genome shotgun sequence genome includes the window ccctcgtactcctctccgcgtgggtatccactgctgcgtcttccccggctccgcgtcatccccttcctaggcctcgtcgtcatccaccgccatggtgctctcaacgcggcgtggtcaatgtggtcaacgaccgaattccatcaaaagaatactgtacgtggagaggctgacagctgggtccacggcagccgcaaggaagtgcctccttattacgcgaaaaataattATTCCGCCACCtcatagcagggacccaccggacgcccaccagtatttcacgaaaaaacgtttgcccctgactgctgggacccacctgacgggccatcgtatttcgcaaaaaaaacgtcccccctgctgtcagctcggacccactggaagtgcctccttattacgcacaaaaaaatgaataccccctgctagctgggacccaccttggtgggaggctgacttgtgggcctactaagttgacggggatggagggctttgtcaacttagtcaatataaacgattctagctccagtgaccgtacgatgtccatccaacggccgtaattcatcttcaacctctggtcttcttgctccagccgcccaaagcagcgccggtcgtgccgcatgctcctgcctcccgtggccggatgtgcttccgcggaggcctcatcgcccatactattcccaccgctggctaggccctgcggcgatggcaacctcacaccgcagccaaaccagtgaaccctcgtactcctctctgcgcgggcttccactgccgcgtcttccccggctccgcatcgtccccttcctaggccttgccgtcgtccaccgccctagtgctctcggagcggcgtggtcaacatggtcaaggaacgacttccatcggacgttgactgtacatggagaggctgacagctgggtccacggctgcagcaaggaagtgcctccttattacgcggaaactaatgattcctccacctgaaagctgggacccaccggacgggccactatatttcgtgaaaaaatgtttccccctgactgctgggaccctccagctacatcttcgcacacaaggaagtgcgtccgggcaaaaaaaatgattcgcccccctgactgctgggacccactagctacatctttgcacgcaaggaagtgcgtctgggtaaaaaaaacgattcgcccccctgactgctgggacccaccagctacatcttcgcacagaagtgtctgacagtggggacccacctggtcgaagcgtacatagcgttgtcattctggtcgagaatgtgtacgtacatatatactggtggatgtagaggtgcgcatgtgtcgtagtagaggtgcgcacgtagcatgtacacgtacgtacagcggccagggtgcaaaaaagcaatacggccacgtatgtgtacatacgggcggggtctcgaacgcctactcgcgcatacgtacggcgagggctcgtgtacatagctaggtcggaacggagaaacaacgtcgttgtcatgttcatggggaggcaacggaatgcgtcgtgttcatggggaggcaacggaatgcatcgcgTTCAtagggaggcaacggaatgcatcgtgttcatcgggaggcaacggaacgcgtgggagccaaccggctgggtcggaacggaatgcgtggtcgtgttcatcgggagggcttggacggaacaggcgatggaaatgaggcctggcgtaccgcggaatggaggaaacggacctcctacgttcaaaatgggggtcctgttgatcgagcggggtgtggcgtaccgcaaaacggaggaaacggacctcctacggtcgaaacgggggtcctgttgatcaggaggggtgtggcgtaccgcaaaacggacgaaacggacctcctacggtcgaaacaggggtcctgttcatcgggaggggtgtggcgtaccgcaaaacgggactccacgggatactgttcatctccaccgttgacctcctccagcctccacgggctaccgtcgacctcctccagcctccacgggctcctgttcatccagcctcaccgcgcgctactctaccggctactgttcagccacccctccatcgtctactgttcatccagccctccacaccacggggtcctgttcaaccacccctccacgggcacccctccaccgtctactgttcatccagccctccaccacaccacggggtcctgttcatccagaggcaacgccaccgctcactattcatccaccccccccccccgcggaacattcactgttcatccaatctatcatcttcagttagcagcagtagaaaagggatcgctcgatcgggttcagttaacagccgtCGACCTatcgctcgagttcagtaacgcgtagcatACAGTGcactcgctcgggttcagttagagcccaacgcctcgctcgggttcagttagagcctaCGCCTCGCACAcgcgcgcgtacgtgtacgagagaaacgcgcatcgctcggcccccgacctcccaccgtaaccgggaactccccgatattttcctccccctcgcttctaccatggttttttccgtcatggacggcccaaagaatgtcatgcagctgcgtctcctgCCCGctcaggacgaaaagcccattttctgtcatgatttcttgtcatagaagtaggagcccaccacatctatgatgatactaggttttgtcacaattatcgtcatggaagtgtcatatgtatgacaggaaaaaaattcgttcggcccaaaatgtcacggatgtatctttttttgtagtggtacttgtcagaggtctcatatctctcgactcgggcatgagtctgaaataccaatttcagctcttggaatatcttatatgctccgtggcgttcaaaacgtttttgaagtccggttctaagctgtaaagcatggtgcactaaactatcaagtagttatcataccgagcttgccaaacgttcataacatctgtatctgctcctgcaataggtctgtcacctagcggtgcatcaaggacataatacttctatgcagcaatgaggataatccttagatcacggacctagtccgcaccattgctactatcatctttcaacattttttctctaggaacataccaaaaataaacggggagctacatcgcgagctattgatctacaacatagttatgcaaatactatcaggactaagttcatgataaattaaagttcaattaatcatattacttaagaacacccacttagattgacatccctctaatcatctaagtgatcacgtgatccatatcaactaaaccatgtccgatcatcacgtgagatggagtagttttcaatggtgaacaccactatgttgatcatatctactatctgattcatgctcgacctttgagtctcagtgttccgaggccatatctgcatatgctaggctcatcaagtttaacccgagtattatgcgtgtgcaaaatggcttgcacccgttgtatgtgaacgtagagcttatcacacccgatcatcacgtggtgtctcggcacgatgaactgtagcaacggtgcatactcagggagagcacttataccttgaaatttagtgagagatcatcttataatgctaccgctgtactaagaaaaataaaatgcaaaaagtataaacatcacatgcaatcaatataagtgatatgatatggccatcatcatcttgtgcctttgatctccatctccaaaccACCGTCATAATCACCATCATCACTGGCTTAAcatcttgatctccatcgtagcatcgttgtcatctcgccaactattgcttccacaactatcgctgccgcttagtgataaagttaGCAATTACATGGCGACTGCATTTCATACagtaaagtgacaaccatatggctcctgccagttgccgataactgtgttacaaaacatgatcatctcatacaacaatttatataatcatgtcttgaccatatcacatcataaattgccctgcaaaaacaagttagacgtcctctactttgttgttgcaagttttacgtggctgctatgagCTTAGcgagaatcgttcttacctacgcatcaaaaaccacaatgtagtatagtgattgcttttcgATCTTCAGAaggaaccctgttcattgaaaccgattcaactaaagttggagaaatagacacccactagccacctgtgtgcgaaacacgtcggtagaaccagtctcgcgtaagcgtacgcgtaatgtcggtctgagccgttgcatccaacaataccattgaatcaagaatcaactagtgacggcaagcaatatgtatatactcacgcccacaactcctttgtgttctactcgtgcatataacatctatgcatagacctggctcggatgccactgttggggaacgcagtatttcaaaaaaaaaatcctgcgataacgcaagatctatctaggagatgcatagcaatgagaggggaagagtatgtctacgtacgctcgtagaccgaaagcggaagcgttatgaaacgcggttgatgtagtcgaatgtcttcgcgatccaatcgATGAAaaaccgaacgcacggcacctccgtgatttgcacacgttcagctcggtgacgtccctcatactcttgatccagctgaggccgagggagagtttcgtcagcacgatgacatgatgatggtgatgatgaagttgccgacgcacggcttcgcctaagcactacaacgatatgaccgaggtggaatactgtggaggggggcaccgcacacggctaaacaatcaacttgtgtgtctatggggtgccccctcccccgtatataaaggggtggaggagggggacggccggccaccttgggcgcgccccaaggggggaatcctactcctactaggagtaggttcccccatttcctagtcctactaggagggggaaggaagggagagaggggaggaaggaaaggggggccgtcccccctcccaatttggattgggcttgggggggggtggcgcccctcctcttggccttctcttctctcttccatagaagcccatgtaggcccattaatcccccgaggggttccggtaatcTCCCAGTACTCcagtaaatgcccgaactcatctggaaccattacagtgtccaaacatagccttccaatatatcgatctttatgtctagaccatttcgagactcctcgtcatgtccatgatcacattcggtactccgaactaccttcggtacatcaaaacacataaactcataataccgatcgtcatcgaacgttaagcgtgcggaccctacaggttcaataactatgtagacatgaccgagactcatctctggttaataaccaatagcggaacctggatgctcatattggttcctacatattctataaagatctttatcggtcaaaccgcataacaacatacgttgttccctttgtcatcggtatgttacttgcccgagattcgatcgtcggtatcatcatacctagttcaatctcgttaccggcaagtctctttactcgttacatAATGCaatatcccgcaactaactcattagtcacattgcttgcagggcttatggtgatgtgcattaccgggagggcccagagatacctctcctacaatcggagagacaaatcctaatattgatctatgccaactcaacaaacaccattggagacacctgtagagcatctttatagtcacccagttactttgtgacttttgatagcacactaagtgttcctccggtattcgggagttgcatgatctcatagtcataggaacatgtataagttatggagaaagcaatagcaataaactaaacgatcatagtgctaatctaacggatgggtcaagtcaatcacatcattctctaatgatgtgatcctattcattaaatgacaactcatgtctatggctagaaaacttaatcatctttgattaacgagctagtcaagtagaggcatactagtgacactctgtttgtctatgtattcacacatgtactaagtttccggttaatacaattctagcatgaataataaacatttatcatgatataaggaaatataaataacaactttattatcgCCTCTAGGGCATCTTTCCTTCAgcttcaagtaagaacatcacccaagcaccggtccacccacatatcaaattatcaaagtagcaaacgtGAATCAAATAAACATGATGAAAGTAACTAGATGAATTATCATGTGTCATTGAGAACgttttgcttattataagagaacgTTTCGGcctgtcctttgctataaaaagtaTTGGGCTACCTTGTTGCACCTTTGTTACCGATGCTACTTATTACTTGTTACGAATTACCTTGTTATCAAACTATCTGTTAATTTTAGTGCCTGCatagaataccttgctgaaaaccgcttgtcattttcttctgttcctcgttgggttcgacactcttatttattgaaaggactacgattgatcccctatattTGCAGGTCATAAATCAGGTCCctggaagagagagagagagagagagagagagagagagagataggagGGAACCATGGGCCAACATAGACAACACTCAGTCATGGTTTCATTGATCTAGAAAATTTGTGCAGCCCACATGTCTCGCATTATAGTGAGGCACCAAAATACAATACCATTGATCCAGTAACTACAAAACTTTGCCACCATATACATATATAACAAACATTAATGAAAACAAAAACCAACAAACTAAATAACATATATTTGGTCACGATAATGTGACCTTGTGTTGGATTCTCGTGATCTGCCACAGTGGGGGTGGGTGGGGAGTCTAGGGATGGAAGGGGGTGATTTTTGGAACCTCACCTAGTCGGTGAATAATCAGGGAAAAGATAAAGTAATTTAGTGCATTACTAATATTTTTATTATTAACAATAACTAATCTAGGTGAGAACACGGTGCATTTCCGTATATGAGGAAAAAGGTATTGATGCACTAGATGAGAATACATACAAGACACTACAAGTACAACCATCTGAAGGCACCGAGTGACTATCCTCCGAGTCAACTTTTATAGAATTGCTATCGCTTTTAGTTTGGACGCTATGATTTAATTAAAGTGTTCAAATTCTACATCACTCGAATGAGCAAAAAGCAACAACCGCCCAAGTGTTTAGGCGTAGTTTGTGTACTAGATGGTGTTTGTTGTATTGTTGAAATTCGAATAAACAGAATGGTATAAATAGTTTCATGTTGAGACTAGATAAAATTATTTTGATGTTGTAAATCTTAAAGGGCACATAATTTTGACTTTCGATGTAATGTAAACCGTAACATAAACCTTGTTTATCGCCATGATCTCTATCATAACGCATGCAAAAGACAAAACAAAAGTCGTACTCTAGCTCGAAGCCGGATGTATGACGTGTCGGATAAGTGCTTCAGCGAAAAAGTGAGAGACAAGTTGACGTCGATCTATCGAGCCACATTACACCCCTATATTAAAAGTGCTCCCGAAAAATATTCGAGTGAACACAACCGAATCTCCGCTACGGTTTCCTTGATCTAGGCCAGTGCATAGCGACGGTTTCCGCAGCCCACATATCTGTCAAAAGTCCACTGTTATTTCCTTGATCTAGGCCAGTGCATACCGACGGTTCCGCAGCCCACAAATCTGTCAAAAGTCCGTTGCCGTTTCCTTGATCTAGGCCAGTCACGCGCATTGACGGTTTCGGCAGCCCTGTCGATAGTCCGTTGCCGTTTCCTTGACCTAGGTCAGTCACGCTTAGCGACGGCTTGTGCAGCCCCCATATCTCGCATGATAATGTGGCGCCGCGAAACTTTCATGCCACCAGATATATATAGATTAATGAAAATAAAACAACTCGACTAAATAAAAAAGCAATCTGGTTCGTAATAATGTGTTTCCTTATTATGTTTAACACCAAATATCACACATTGGTTGGTGTATTTTTCTATCTAAAAAAGGTTGATTTTTCACTCTACCTCAGCAAAACCAAATCATCATGCGTATAGCATAGAGTAGCCATTGCCCGATATGGAATAACAGAGACCGGATGGTTTTACCGCACACATACATGTGGGCGGCGCGAGGGTAACTCTAACAAACTGCCTTAATCGCTATAATTCCATATCATAAATCACGAGATCAAAAGCATCCAGGTGTCTAAAGTGGGGAGTGGACGGCTCACGTGCCCGGCCCTCCTCCTCTTTTTATGCCCCTGCCCCTTCCCCGTTCCTCCTCCCCAAAACCCCTCTCCCCACCATCCAGTCTCTCTCCAAATCTTGGGACACAAAGGCCACCGTACTGAAATATAGATTGACAGAGGCGGGGCGGAAACCAGCGAGCGAGCGAGCTCCGCACGGACCCGGTCCGACGAGATGCTCAACAAGCGGCCGAGGAGCATGGTGATGCGCCGGAAGGTCAGCTTGGCGTCCATGCCGTCGGTGCAGAGGCGGGTGCGCCAGGTGAGCGGCGACAACAAGCAGGCACGCACGAGGCCGATCTTTTTTGTGTCGCCTTGCGCCGAGGAGATGGGTGCCGGAGGCGGCGGCCACCACTCTCTGAAGAGGGACGCATTTACCGGGCTGTGGATGACGGCGGCGTTCCTGGCGGCCTGCGGCATCTGCGCCAAACCCCTCGCTGGCAAGGATGCTTATATCTACAGGTACTAGCGTCACTGTTTTCCCATTTTCTGTTCGTCGTAGCGTGGAAATGTCCGGCGGAATTCTCGTGCTTCAGCCTTGTGTTTCAGTTTTGTCTTTTTCGGTAGCTTCCTGGTGATTTTTGGCTAGGATACTTTCTGATGTGAATTCCGCGCCGTTCGTTCGTTTTCCACGTCAAGGTTGCAACTGATCGAATCTTCCTATGATGTTGCTGGCATCCTACGATTTTGTGATGGTATCGTGGTTCCCCACGGTTATGTAAGCGGGTTATTCAGGATCCGTTTTCATTTATGAAAATTTAGTGACAAGTACTCCGTAATAATTTGACAAGTACTCCATAATAATTTAATCTAGACAAGTACTCCGTAATAATTTGACGAACCTCGTTCATTAGAACGGTAATGCTGATTCGATGCTAGTATAAGCAGTCAATAGATGCTACTAATATAAGCAGTTCATAGCATGAATCTTATGCTCTCCCATACTATAGAGGAATGTTCGATGCAAACCTTTTTCCTCGGCATGTTAATTGCTGCCGATACATTTTTGGTTTCATCTGCCATGTTAATTAATTATTAATACTCCGTATGTATTTGCTAATCAGATATGTACTATTGATGCATGGATGCTCATAGCCTGATAATTTTTCTTCTTTTAATTTTGGTCGCTGAATTATGCTCGAACTGCCCTGTCTCAAAATATAAAATTATTGGGATGCATTTAGATTTTTTTAGGGGGGTTCATTTAGATTTAGTTTTCTAGCCAAGAGTTAAGACTACATATATACTCCCTTAAGCAACGCAATAAATAAAGAATATTAATCAGCCAATCATATGAGTTGTTGTTTGATTATCATGCCATAAAATTGTCACTCGTTACCATCTGACGCTCGTATTTCTTTGATTGCCACAATCTGTCATCAACCAGAGAGAAATAAATAAATACTAACAAAATACATGGTTTCTTCACTGCAATAACAGAAGGTTAAATTTATTCGTTGGAGATGTCTGTGACATGATGGTCCAATTCCTTTGCCTGTCTTATGCAGGAGTGAGTTTGCATTCTGCACCATGGAGTGCAGGGAGAAGTACATCGAGAAAGACATAAAGATGGAAAATAAGCGCCGCCTCATATCCATCAGGAAGGCCCCGTCAGACCAGTCCGGCAGCGGCGGGGGCTCGTGCAGCGGGACAGGCAAACCCATTTAGCTTATACTAGCTCTCAAAAAAAAAATTAAGTGTCATAGACATATGTGGTACAATCTCCACCATGTTTAAGCCGTCTATCCATGTATACAAGTACAAGGTAGTAGTCTCAAATAATGGTCGAATAATGGTCGGCTACATCCCCGTTTCATGAGCCAGTTCCGCCGCTTCGTGGTTGATATGGAGCTGCGAGATATTTACCTCATACTCAGTCCAAGGAGCAGGACAACCCTCCCTCATGCACAATGACCGCGTTCTCTGTATGCCAAGTTGAGAGGTCTCGCACCCATACTATCTGCTGCGCAGCTTGGCCTCGACCACCGTCGATCATTGCTCCCTCGTTGTGGATTGTGTGCCCTGTTCTAGCCACCCCACATGTTTTCCTTTTGAGCGTTTCTGGCATAAGATGGACAGCTTCCTCGAGTTAGTTGTTGCTTCTTGGGATTCCGAGGAGCCGGATCCGGACCCCTTTCGTCGTATCTACTTGTGCTTCAAGTTCATGGCATGATGTCTCCAAAGTTGGAGTACGCGCTACATCGACAATATCTCTCTTCACCTGTTGCTTGCACATGAGCTCATCGCTCGATCTTGATGGGGCGCAAGACAAGAGGCCCCTCTCGCTTGACGAGGCATGGCTGCAGCGCAAACTGAAGATGGCTTATTTGGGGCTAACCTCTCTCGAGCATTCCATCGCTCGGCAACGGGTGCATTTCTACTGGCTCCGCACAGGGGGTAGGGTGTAGGGACACTATAACTATGCTTTTTAACATCTATGTGTCTCATGGTAAGCAGAAAAAGCATATATTTAAGATTCGTGTCAGTGATGAGGTCGTCTCAAGTGTCCCTCACTTTCAAGGTGTTTGGACCTCGATACTTGAGACAACCAATTGCTGCGGAAACCAAGAGGCTCTTGGCAATGTCCGATGCAAGAGGGTGGCTAGCTTTGCTCAGATATTTTGACTGCATGCACTGGAGATGTAAGAATTGCCCAAAAGCTCTGGAAGGGCAATATCAAGGCCATTTTAAAAAGCCCACCATCATCCTTGACACAGTGGTATTGCatgacctctggatttggcacgcTTTCTTTGGCATGCTCGGGTCTCACAGTGATATCAATATGCTACGGCGATCTCCATGGTTTGCTAAGTTGACTGAAGGACAAGATCCTCCTTCCAAGTACACTAGCAATGGACATCATTACAACATTGGACACTATATGTACACTGTATCTATCCTCCGTGGGTTACATTAGTCAAGACCATCTATGAGTCAGTTGCTCAAAAAAGGAATCACTTTACCCAAAGACAAGGAGCTAGAAAGGATGtggacactagtagaaaaagggtcaatcgtgaagcacattagtgtcggtttgtatttgagccggcaataatgtatacattagtgccggttccaacggctagccgggccgctttcattagtaccagttcgtggcgaacctttagcaccggttcgtgccacgaaccggtactaatgagagtggtggcaggatgttgtcagagtggggcccctccagcacctttagtaccggttcgtgccacaaaccggtactaaaggtcgtcctatataaacccttcgtccaccagcactctgttcttccccctttcccctctccggccctctcctctgttcttcccttcttcctctcgagttcatcacaaaatttgcccaaaatttgtcaatatttgaaggccctcatccattcaaatgatcacaaaggttagcaactttgtcctttcatctctcattgctagattcgctcttgcattggtttatatagtgattaatttgtgagtttagtaatttgggaggatatatatatgtgtgctagtatttgatttatatgcaatttgaggtcaaaaataacacttagtttgcatatgtaggtgtggtttacttagtgccttctaaatctccatcatagccaccgtcgatcgcccgcaccgtcccatcgccggcaccaccttgtggtgagcctcttgttcatgaaattttatataaaaattgatgtgtgtgatttggatatatagttactcgtataattatcttacccgtacgttgtttgttatacatatagtgccagggttttgatatccgtccccgtcggcctagtccttgttatgattcggatgtggtatgtatattctcttttaaaactagttgcatttcgtgtttatgacaaattatgcccatcaagttgacatagaaattttttctaggaggtatctgaacctgaaattccaaccgaccctattgccgagaggttaaatttagttgaaagagaaaacgagtacttgaaagaaatattgaaaagaattgagggggagaagatggaattggagttgcatgttgccgatgtcgtcgatgatcacaagatcaagatggagaaaatgcgcttgaagattagaaagattagaaaatatgccatcgatagtgaggcttggtatcattatgctgttggatccattgttaccttagttgcgatcttgatcgtatttgttgttgcatttaaatgctttagctagagagttatttgtttgttgcatttaagtgttgtatgaactttatgtatgaacttgtattaatttggtctattcggtgttgtgtaatgaagatgagccggcaatggatgtacgatgaccgatgctctccccagttcgttgagggcgtgcgtacttttcttcttgcggctgaggcaaacaagcgggcagatggttttatgccttgtccatgtgctcgctgtaagaatggtcacaattactctacgtcaagaaccattcacgtccacctgtttaagaccggtttcatgccccattataatgtttggaccaagcacggagaaagaggggttatgatggaggacaatgaagaagaagaggacgacgacagctatcctggccatgggttccctgaatacgatgatacaacaatgggggaagaagctgagccggtaatgcgggaagaagctgagccggcaatgcgggaagaagctgaagaagaggcatcagatgagcccgttgatgatctaggtcgggccattgccgatgcaaagagaaactgcgcatgtgatttggagaagaagttgcagagcatgttagaggatcacaaaaaattgttgtacctgaattgcgtaggtgacaagaaaaagctgggcaccacactggaattgctgcaatggaaggcagagaatggtgtatctgacaagggatttggaaagttgctggtaatgataaaggatatgcttccaaaggacaacaaattgcccgagagtacgtacgaagcaaggaaggttgtctgccctctagggttagaggtgcagaagatacatgcatgccctaatgattgcatcctctaccgcggtgagtacgaggatttgaatgcttgcccggtatgtggtg containing:
- the LOC125512504 gene encoding FCS-Like Zinc finger 7-like — translated: MLNKRPRSMVMRRKVSLASMPSVQRRVRQVSGDNKQARTRPIFFVSPCAEEMGAGGGGHHSLKRDAFTGLWMTAAFLAACGICAKPLAGKDAYIYRSEFAFCTMECREKYIEKDIKMENKRRLISIRKAPSDQSGSGGGSCSGTGKPI